A window of Nostoc sp. PCC 7120 = FACHB-418 genomic DNA:
CCAGAGTGCTTGGCATCAAGCGCCAGATTCACTGCTTTCTTTAAATATTTTTCGTACCAGTCTTTGAGGCAAGCAATGTAAATCTCTTTGATGTCAATGTCCCGACTATACTTGGTATGCCCCATTTCTAGGCAATAGCGAATTTTGGCTGGATCTCCGACTTTACCACCATTGAGATGCTTCATCTTTTGGGCAATATCGTCGATGAGAACTTCAACACCTGTTGGGTATGGGGTATGTACTTCTCGTTTACCCTGGTTGTAACGCGAAAATAAAGTTGTACCGTTGCCGAAGTCCAGCACAGTCAATTTTTTGGGTAGTGGCTGTCCGAATAATGCTCCCATTCCTTCAGGTATCACCTTCAGCACTTCTACTTTCACTTCTGATGGTTTACCCGCCAGTATCGGCTGATATTCTCCATTTAATACTTTCTTCAATTCTTCTGCCAAACCAACATCATGCAAGCTGACAACCATCTTTAAGTGCCATGCTTTGCGGTGTGGCAAATGTGCTAATGCTCCCAGCAAAGTAGTTAGTGCATTCTTGACTTTGTTTTCATTGCTATCGGTGTTGCGCTCAAAATGAGTTCCAGCACGAAAAGCTGATTCGCCAACTGTGTAAGCCTTGCCTTCAAACTCTACCCTTCCCGGCACATCTTCCATGTCGGCTGTAGAAATATAGCTAGGGATACGAACGACATCAAATCCTTCGACTAAAAGTTTGAGATTGCCGTAACCGTTATCGAACCCTGCGGGAAATATTTTTTGTAATGCGTGAACACTTGTCATTAATGTTAAATATGATACAAAAATTGATGGCGATAGAAATAACCTAAAAGCCACCTAAATATATCCTATATGGGTAACAAAATGAACCAAAAGATTTATAAATGATTTTGGGATACATTTAGACTCTATATGTAGCCCAATAAAAATATGCCCTTTTCAAAATTTTAAAAGCATGATAAACGTGGTACTTATTCTTTACCCATAGCTTGACAAAATCACTCACGCAACACCGGATCTGTTAGGGTGATAGCGAATCATAACAAGCTCAAAAGTTGTCGAATTTTAAAATTCGACATAAAACCGAATGTAAGTAATTGCAAAAACTAAAGAGATAAAGATTAAAAGACTTGTTTTAAGTTACTGAAATAGTATTGATATACTGAGGTGTTTCAATGTCACAAGTAGTAATAGCTGTTTTAGCAAATGCTGGCGGGGTAGGAAAAAGTACTTTATCAGTACACTTAGCTTATGAAGTAAGTCGGCGTAAGTTAAAAGTGGCACTGTTAGATTTAGATCCGCAGCGATCGCTTGATGTGTTTTGTGGATTAGAAGCCGCAGAAGCCGAGAAGACAATGTTTAAAGTATTATCAAAAGATTTTATAGGTGATTGGGCTTTAGCATCATCATGGGATGAAACCCGAATAGAGGTTTGCCAAGGACATCCATTACTGGCAGAAATTGCTAATGAGTTAGTAATTCGTAAGAGAGGAGAATATACGTTAGCAGACAGATTACAAAAATATTCTTTACCCCATGATCTAGTTATTGTAGACTGTCCTGCTACGTTGGGAATGCTTAACGTCAATGCTTTAGCTGCTGCAACCCATATTTTAGTACCAATACAACTTGAGATGAAAGCAATTTCAGGTTCAGCAGAATTGGTAGAGTGGTGCATGAATACATCTGAGGAATTACAATTAACACCTAAGCCTCAGATTCTAGGTTTTGTACCTAGTATGTACGATGAGACAGTAGCTATGCACAGGCAGTACCATTCACAACTACCTGAAATTGCCCAACAACTAGATATAAAACTTTATCCAAAAATTCGCAGTTCTAATGAATTTAAGAATGCCAGCGCTCATGGGCTACCTTTGCATAAGTACCGAAATAAACATCCAGCTTGTAAAGATTTTAAGCAAATCGCTGATGATGTGATTCAATTGATCAAAAACAAGTAAGGAGTATTAATGGCCAGAGCTTTACCACAAATAAGTGAAAAATTTAAAGGTGCAGTTCAGAAAACTGACCAAGAGAAGAAAATTGCTCAACTGCAAGCAGAAATAGAACAACTGAGGGTTAAGCAATCCCCAGAACTGGAAGCTGAGTTACAACTACTACGGGAAAAACTTAAAAATAGCTCAGGGGAAGTAGAGATTGAGCTTGAATTAATAGATCCTAATCCTCATCAACCCAGGCAAACAA
This region includes:
- a CDS encoding ParM/StbA family protein, producing the protein MTSVHALQKIFPAGFDNGYGNLKLLVEGFDVVRIPSYISTADMEDVPGRVEFEGKAYTVGESAFRAGTHFERNTDSNENKVKNALTTLLGALAHLPHRKAWHLKMVVSLHDVGLAEELKKVLNGEYQPILAGKPSEVKVEVLKVIPEGMGALFGQPLPKKLTVLDFGNGTTLFSRYNQGKREVHTPYPTGVEVLIDDIAQKMKHLNGGKVGDPAKIRYCLEMGHTKYSRDIDIKEIYIACLKDWYEKYLKKAVNLALDAKHSGDELWAIGGGCLLPGFTKLLEKNGFKVLDNPVEANAIGLLEMAKSIAAKN
- a CDS encoding ParA family protein; this translates as MSQVVIAVLANAGGVGKSTLSVHLAYEVSRRKLKVALLDLDPQRSLDVFCGLEAAEAEKTMFKVLSKDFIGDWALASSWDETRIEVCQGHPLLAEIANELVIRKRGEYTLADRLQKYSLPHDLVIVDCPATLGMLNVNALAAATHILVPIQLEMKAISGSAELVEWCMNTSEELQLTPKPQILGFVPSMYDETVAMHRQYHSQLPEIAQQLDIKLYPKIRSSNEFKNASAHGLPLHKYRNKHPACKDFKQIADDVIQLIKNK